CCCTTAGCTTACAACAAAGATTTACAAGAAGACAAAGAAGGAATGTTTGATAGTGCAGATACGATACTAACTTCGTTAACGGTAATGGCAGGGGTATTGTCAACCTTGAAGGTCAACGATGTCAACATGGAAGAATCAACTGCTAAAGATTTTTCAAACGCAACAGAACTCGCAGATTATCTTGCAGCCAAAGGGATTCCCTTTAGGCAAGCTCATGCGATTGTTGGTCAGTTGGTTTTGGACTGTGTTAAGAAAGGGATTTATCTGCAAGATGTAAGTTTACAAGAGTATCGTGCCTTGTCTGATTTGATTGAAGAAGATGTATATGAAATTTTAAAATCACGCACGGCTGTTGCTCGTCGGACTTCATTAGGTGGGACTGCCTTTGATTCGGTTAGAAAGCAAATTGAACAAGCAAAAAAAGAACTTCAAAGTTGAAGTTCTTTTTTAACTTGTAAGAGAAGGTTTTTTTGTATGTGTGAAGTAGTTGATAAGGTTAAAGACAACGAGAATGGCGGAGCCTACAAAGACATAGCGGTAGTCAATGAAGCCAGCAATTGTAGAGCCTAACAATGGTCCGGAAAAAGCACCAATGGATTGAGCGGATTGATTGTAAGAAAAAATTCGTCCAGTCACAGCTTGCGGAGATTCTTTTGCCAAAATAGCTTGGACAGAAGGCAGGATAGCTGCATCTGACACCCCGATTAATAGGCGCATTCCAATCAAAAACCAGACATTGGTTGTTGTGGCGGTAATCAAAAATACGACTAATGAAAAGAATAATCCAAAACCAAGGATTTTTCGTTGGCCTACTCGGTCACCTAGACGCCCTAGAAAAGGGGCAATTAACAAGGTGACGATACCAGGTGCTGCAGCCACAAGGCCAGCCATAAAGGTGATATTTCCTTTTCCGTTCATCAGTTCTTGGACATAGAGCGAAAGGACGGGGTTGATGGATTGATTAGTCATCTGTGTAATCAAAGTAGTGAAAAACATTCCCCAGATAATAGCAGGGTGAGAAATGACTTTCCAAACTTCCTTTGAGGAAAGCATATCCTTTTTTTCGACAGGTTTAAAGGTTTCTTTGACTAGAAATAGGGCGAGAAGAAAGACTAAAAACATGATGATACCAGTCACGCTAAAAACGTGTCGGTAGCCTGTAAAGTTGACTAAAATACCACCAATAATTGGTCCAATCAGAGTTCCAGCTACAGATCCTGTGGTAAGTAAGGAAAGGACAGAGCCAGATTTTTCCTTGGGAGCTGAGCTGGCCATGAGCGCCATAGAATTTGAAATGAACCCGGAAAATGCTCCTAACAACATTCTTAAAAGTAGCAGCTGCCAAGCGGCTGTGACAAAGGCCATTAAAGAAATTGAAATTGCCATTCCTAGAGAAGCGCGCAAGAGCATCAACTTGCGGCCCTTCTGATCAGCGAGCTTGCCCCATAATGGAGAAACGATAGCTAAAACGACGAAGGTTGAAGAAAAAATGAGCCCTGACCAAATATTTAATTCGGTTTTTGTATAATGTCCCAAAGTCCCAACATAAAGGGAGATAAAAGGGGCAATTAAGCTTAGTCCAACGCCGGCCATAAAGGTTCCGAACCAAAGCACAACAAGGTTTCTTTGCCAAGTTTCTTTCATAAGCATTGTACTCCTTTCTGAAAGAGTGATATCTACTATTATAAAACTATGATTCGTAGTTTGTCAATGAATAATCATTACTTGAAAAATAGATGGAATAGTTTTATACTGAATAATAAGAAATTTAAAATGGACTTTTTAGACAAAATAATTGTTTGAAAAGCGAGCGAAAGGATATACGATTATGGCAAGAATTGCACTGAATCGTGAAAAAATTGTTCAAGCAACTATTGAACTCGCAGGAAGAATTGGCTTAGCCAATGTGAGTTTTCCGCGCTTAGCGGAGTATTTTGGAATTAAAGCACCGTCACTGTACAATCATTTTAAAAATATGGATGAGGTACGTGTGGCTACAGCGGTATATTTGCAACAGGAATTGAATTATGAATTAACTCATGCGATGGTTGGTTTGACTCCGCTAGATGCTTTACGAGCCTATGCTGAAAGTTATAAGAAATTTGCTGAGAAATACGAAGCGGTCTATGAGTTAGCCAATGTCATCCATCAGACGAATAACGAAGAACTTGAGGCCTTGGCGAAAGAAAATATTCGCTTGGTGCGACGGAGTTTAGAGAATTTTGATTTATCTGAGGATGAGAATTTTCATATCAGTCGGATGTTTCGCTCAACTTTGCATGGCTTTATCACTTTAACACAATTGGGCTATTTCAGAAATTCAGATTCGACTCCTCGAGAAGAGTCTTTTGAGTATATGTTAGATCAATTGTTGATACCTTTAAAGCTGAAAGAAAAGAGTAAATAATAATTTCGTAATTAAAAAAGAGCGTTTTCATACGAATAAATGACTTTTTGCTAACTTTATGATAAAATTAAAACGATGATTTCTAAGATGGGAGAGAGTGGCTTGGCTATCAAAAAAACATATCGCGTGAAACGCTCCAAAGATTTCGACCAAATTTTTTCAGCGAAACATAGCTTTGCCAATAAAAGATTTGTTATTTATAAATTAGATGCGAATCAACCTCATTTTCGAGTGGGTCTTTCAGTAAGTAAAAAGCTAGGTCACGCTGTGTCGCGTAATCGAATTAAACGTTTATTGCGTCACGCAATTGCTGAATTTCAACCTCATTTGGTGCACGAGGACTTTGTAGTGATCGCACGTTCTGGTGTGGAAAGTTTGAGTTTTGAGGAAGTAAAGAAAAATCTAAAACACGTCTTAAAGTTGTCAAAAATCTATGTAGATGGAGAAAACGATTGAAAAAGAAATTTACTTTGATCGCAATGGCAGGAGCTGCGCTTTTGTTACTTACAGCTTGTGGAACTCAAGAGGTAACAAGTAGTTCAAATGGCATCTGGGATCAAATTGTATATGGTTTTGCGCAGGTCATTCGTTTCTTGTCATTTGGTGGATTGACTGGTGTTGGTATTATTTTATTCACAATTATCATTCGAGCGGTTTTGCTTCCTTTGATGAATATCCAAATCAAGTCTAGTCAACGAATGCAAGAAATTCAGCCTGAAATTAAAAAAATTCAAGCTAAATATCCAGGTAAAGATA
The DNA window shown above is from Lactococcus sp. S-13 and carries:
- the rnpA gene encoding ribonuclease P protein component, which translates into the protein MGESGLAIKKTYRVKRSKDFDQIFSAKHSFANKRFVIYKLDANQPHFRVGLSVSKKLGHAVSRNRIKRLLRHAIAEFQPHLVHEDFVVIARSGVESLSFEEVKKNLKHVLKLSKIYVDGEND
- a CDS encoding multidrug efflux MFS transporter codes for the protein MKETWQRNLVVLWFGTFMAGVGLSLIAPFISLYVGTLGHYTKTELNIWSGLIFSSTFVVLAIVSPLWGKLADQKGRKLMLLRASLGMAISISLMAFVTAAWQLLLLRMLLGAFSGFISNSMALMASSAPKEKSGSVLSLLTTGSVAGTLIGPIIGGILVNFTGYRHVFSVTGIIMFLVFLLALFLVKETFKPVEKKDMLSSKEVWKVISHPAIIWGMFFTTLITQMTNQSINPVLSLYVQELMNGKGNITFMAGLVAAAPGIVTLLIAPFLGRLGDRVGQRKILGFGLFFSLVVFLITATTTNVWFLIGMRLLIGVSDAAILPSVQAILAKESPQAVTGRIFSYNQSAQSIGAFSGPLLGSTIAGFIDYRYVFVGSAILVVFNLINYFTHTKKPSLTS
- a CDS encoding TetR/AcrR family transcriptional regulator; this encodes MARIALNREKIVQATIELAGRIGLANVSFPRLAEYFGIKAPSLYNHFKNMDEVRVATAVYLQQELNYELTHAMVGLTPLDALRAYAESYKKFAEKYEAVYELANVIHQTNNEELEALAKENIRLVRRSLENFDLSEDENFHISRMFRSTLHGFITLTQLGYFRNSDSTPREESFEYMLDQLLIPLKLKEKSK